The following are from one region of the Eulemur rufifrons isolate Redbay chromosome 17, OSU_ERuf_1, whole genome shotgun sequence genome:
- the COX7C gene encoding cytochrome c oxidase subunit 7C, mitochondrial: MLAQSIRRFTTSVVRRSHYEEGPGKNLPFSVENKWRLLVMMTLYFGSGFAAPFFIVRHQLLKK, translated from the exons ATGTTGGCACAGAGCATCCGGAGGTTCACAACCTCTGTCGTCCGTAGGAGCCACTATGAGGAGGGTCCCGGGAAG AATTTGCCATTTTCAGTGGAAAATAAGTGGCGGTTACTAGTTATGATGACTTTGTACTTTGGATCTGGATTTGCTGCACCTTTCTTTATAGTAAGACACCAACTGCTTAAGAAGTAA